Genomic DNA from Callospermophilus lateralis isolate mCalLat2 chromosome 11, mCalLat2.hap1, whole genome shotgun sequence:
ggattgaacccagcagtccttaaccactttactactgagctacataagATGGAGTCTCACTacattgcttagggcttcactgcattgctgaggctggctttgaacttgtgatcctcctgcctcagcctcctgagcctctgggcttacaggtgtgggccaccatgcccaactaagcattttttaaaaactatcttTTAGCAGTCATGTAAATTGTGGCTCTCGTTTGCATCTTTATAAAGCAATGTTCTGTCTTACAGACAGaattttgtgactggatgttctcagtCTAACCATTTCATTTTGATTAGAGGTTACTTAAAGGAAAGACCAGGAATCACAAAATAAGTCAAATTGGTCAGCAACTACAGCCCTACCTAGAGGAGTTAAAATATTTGATCTTGCTCATTTGACAGTTCTATGAACATATAACTAATGATTCTAATTAAGGCTTCTGTGTTTTCCTTATAGTGTGAGAGACCAGGAATTATTGCAAACCACCACTCAAGGAGCCAGGGCTGAAACCAGTGTGGATTCTGCAAATAAGGGTAATGGCAAGTCTTCCCAACTTAATAGACACTGAAGATAGAGAACTGTAGATAGAGAACCCAGgcatcatgcatgctaggcgaggactctaccactgagccacaaccccagccctgcctttTACTTTTAATTGACATATTTGTATTTCAGTTTTTTCCAACTTCTTTCTAAGTGTATGGAATATGAGTGTGTAGATAGAATAGAATACTGTTTGTCTGATGACCAAACAGACTGCATTTAATTCACTGTTAGAAGTTGGGGGATAGGAGATGTGGTTTATGCATAGGGAACATTCTGAAATTGACTTTTTGATTGGCTTGAGGGGAATAATGAGAATTTAGGCAAATAGAAATTATTTGAAAGAGCATGAGTTACATCTTCAGTATATTTGGTAGTTTATGATATTAGTTTCTCTAAAACTAGTTGCTTGATTTCCACTCCCAAGTTGTattaattatgtatttatttatgataattcagtttttaaacatcttgttatttttatatattttcagctgcttgtgagttttctgagaaggaCATAGCAAATATTGAACATCATCAATCCAGTAATAAAGATTTGAACATCATTGAGAAGCATGCAACTGAGAGGCATCCAGAAAAGTATCAGGGTATTTCTGTTTCAAACTTGCATGTGGAGCCATGTGGCACAAATACTCGTGCCAGCTCATTACAGCATGAGAACAGCAGTTTATTACTCACTAAAGACAGAATGAATGTAGAAAAGGCTGAATTCTGTAATAAAAGCAAACAGCCTGGCTTAGCAAGGAGCCAACAGAGCAGATGGGCTGAAAGTAAGGAAACCTGTAACGATAGGCAAACTCTCAGCACAGAGAAAAAGGTAgatctgaatgttgatcccctatATGAGAAAAAAGAACCAAGTAAGCAGAAACCTCCATGCTCTGAGAATTCTAGAGATACCCAAGATGTTCCTTGGATAACACTAAATAGCAGCATTCGGAAAGTTAATGAGTGGTTTTCCAGAAGTGACGAAATGTTAACTTCTGACGACTCACATGATGAGGGTTCTGAGTCAAATGCTAAAGTAGCTGGTGTATTAGAAATTCCAAATGAAGTAGATGGATTTTCTGGTTCTTCAGAGAAAATAGACTTGTTGGCCACTGACCCGCATAATGCTTTAATTTTTAAACGTGAAAGAATCTGCTCCAAAGCAGTTGAGAGTAATATTGaagataaaatatttgggaaaacctatcggaggaaggcgAGCCTCCCTAACTTGAGCCATGTAACTGAAAATCTAATTATAGGAGCATTTGCCACAGAACCACAAATAACACAAGAGCGTCCCCTCACAAATAAATTAAAGCGTAAAAGGAGAACTACATCATGCCTTCATCCTGAGGATTTTATCAAGAAAGCAGATTTGGCAGTTGTTCAAAAGACTCCTGAAAAAATAAATCAGGGAACTGACCAAATGGAACAGAATGATCAAGTAATGAATATTACTAATAGTGGCCaagagaatgaaacaaaagttgaTTATGTTCAGAAAGAGAAAAATGCTAACCCAATAGAATCATTGGAAAAAGAGTCTGCTTTCAGAACTAAAGCTGAACCTATAAGCAGCAGTATAAGCAATATGGAACTAGAATTAAATATCCACAATTCAAAAGCACCTACGAAAAATAGGCTGAGGAGGAAGTCCTCTACTAAGCATATTCATGCGCTTGAACTAACAGTAAGTAGAAATACAAGTCCACCTCATCACATTGAATTACAAATTGATAGTTTTACTAGCAGTGAagaaataaagacaggaaattccAACCAAATGCCAGTCAGGCATGGCAAAAAGCTTCTTCAACTCATGGAAGATGCAGAACCTGCAACTGAAGTCAAGAAGAGTAACCAGCCAAATGAACAAATAATTAAGAGATATACCAATGATGTTTTCCCAGGACCAAAGTTAACAGGCATATCTGGTCTTTTTACTAACTGCTCAAGTTCTAGTAAAGTTAAAGAATTTGTCGATCCTAACCTTCAGAAAGAAGGAACAGAAGAGAACATAGAAATAATTCAAAGGTCTAATAATACCAAAGACCCCAAATATGTGCTAAGTGGAGAAAGGGGTTTGCAAACTGAAAGATCTGCAGAAAGTACCAGTATTTCATTGGTACCTGATACTGATTATGGCACTCAGGACAGTATCTCATTATTGGAAGCTAACACTTTTGGAAAAGCAAGAACAGCATCAAATCAACATATTACTCAGTATGTGGCAATCGAAAACCCCAAGGAATTTATCCACGGTCATCCTAAAGATACTAGAAACGACACAGGGGGTTTCAAGAATTCATTGAGACACGATGTTAACCACATTCaggagataaatgtagaaatggAAGAAAGTGAACTTGATACTCAGTATTTAGAGAATACATTCCAAGTTTCAAAGCGTCAGTCATTTACTCTGTTTTCAAATCCAGGAAATCAAGAAAAGGAATGTGCAGCTGTCTATGTTCCCTCCCAAACCTTACAAAAACAAAGCACAGAAGTCAATCTTGAATGTGAGCAAAAAGACAAAAATTGGGGAAATAAAGAGTCTAAAATTACGCATGTCCAGGCAATTAATGCCACTAAGGGCTTCCCTGTGGTTTGTCAGAAAAATAAGTCAGGTGATGATGCCAAATGTAATATTACAGAAGTCTCTAGAATTTGTCCTTCATTTCCGTTCAGAGGCAGTGAAACTAAACTTATTACTGCATATAAACATGGAATTTTACAAAACCCATATCATATGCCATCAGTTTCTCCCATCAGGTCATCTGTTAACACTAAATGtaagaaaatagaaataattcAAACGTCTAATAATACCAAAGACCCCAAAGATGTGCTAAGTGGAGAAAGGGGTTTGCAAACTGAAAGATCTGTAGAAAGTACCCTATTAGGGGAAAAGTTTGAGAAACATTCAAGGTCACCTGAAAAAGTAGTGGGATATAAGAGAATCATTCAAAGTACAGTGAGCACAATTAGCCAAAATAACATTAGAGAAAGTGCTTTTAAAGAAGCCAGCTCAGGCAGTATTAATGAAGTAGGCACTAGTACTAATGAAATAGGCTCCAGTATTAATGAAGTAGGTTCCAgtggtgaaaacattcaaacaGAACTAGGTAGAAACAGAGGACCCAAATTAAATGCTGTGCTTAGATTAGGTCTTATGCAACCTGAAGCCTATAAACAAAATCTTTCTCTAATTAATTACAAATACCCTGAAATAAAAAGACAAGGAGAAGATGAAGTAGTTCAAGTTGTTAATACAGATTTCTCTCCATGTCTAATTTCAGATAATTTAGAACAACCTATGAGAATTAGTCCTGTCACTCAGGTTTGTTCTGAGACTCCAGATGACCTGTTAGAAGATGATgatgaaataaaggaaaataccaGCTTTACTGAAGGTGGCATTAAGGAAAAATCTGCTGTTTTTAGTAAGAATGTCCAGAGGGGAGAATTTAGCAGGAGCCCAAGCCCTTTAGCCCATACATCTTTGGCTCAGAGTCACCAAAAGGGGGCCAGGAAATTAGAGTCCTCAGAAGAGAACACCTGTAGTGAGGATGAAGAACTTCCCTCCTTCCAACACTTACTATTTGGTAAAGTAACCAAAACACCTCAGTCTACCAAACACAGCACTGTTGTGACAGACTGTCTGTCTAAGAAAACAGAGGAGAACCTGGTATCCTTTAGGACTAGTGTAAATGACTGCAATAATGAGGTGATACTGGAAAAGGCCTCCCAGGAACATCACTTTAGTGAGGAAGCGAAATACTCTGGTAGCTTGTTTTCTTCCCAGTGTAGTGTATTAGAAGACTTGACAACAAATACAAACTCCCAGGACCCCTTCTTGATGTTGGATCCTCCTTCCAAACAAATGAAACATCAGTCTGAAAACCAGGAAGTTGTGCTGAGTGGCAACAAATTGGTTTCAAATGATGAAGAAAGGGAAACTGGCCTAGAAGAAGATAATCACCAAGAAGAGCAGAGTGTGGATTCAGACTTAGGTATTAGAACCAGATTTTTGTGTTTGCCTCTGCCTGTTTTATAAAATGAGCTAAATGTTTATGCCTTTTGGGGAGCACATTTTATGAATTTCCAAGTACAGTTACTTAAACTTGAAACATGTTTCTTCTAAGATTCTTTTCCTTAAGTCAGAAGTCCTTCACCCAGCTATCACATCTTCCCTGATTGAATGAGCTTTAATATCCTATTTGTTGGTGGACTTGCTTCcaatttttattgttaaagagTTGTAAGAGGAAATCCTGGTAGCAAGGAGGTTAATCATTTTGTGTGACATGAAGATGAAACCAGTCCTGACAATGGGAAGAAACAGTTAAAGCAAGTTGCAATTTTTATAGTCTTCCTACATCTGAACCTCTGTTTTTATTATCGTTTAAGGTGAAGCAGCATCTGGCTATGAAAGTGAAACAGTCCTCTCTGAAGATTGCTCAGGGGTGTCCTCGCAGAGTGATATTTTAACCACTCAGGTAAAAAAGGCAtggaatggggctggggatatggctcaagcagtagcacgcttgcctggcatgcgcacggtgctgggttcaatcctcagtaccacataaaaataaaaaaataaagatgttgtgtccatcaaaaactaaaaaataaatattaaaaaaaaatctctcaaaaaaaaaaaaggcatgggTACTTATGTGTATGTGGTATCCTCTGCATTTAGTGGTATGTATCCACATTCTTAAGTCTGCTGATATCTTCCTGTGAATTAATGGCATAACAATTAAGTATGATGCCTTGCTTCCCCAAATCAGATTATAAACACCTCTGTGGAACTCATGTCATACACATACGTATACCATCTAGCTCTCTGCAGAACACTAAGTcctaaatttaataaataagctGAACCTTGAAAACCATATGCCCTGTTACAAAACATATAAAAGCACTTTGGTATCCAGAGAGAGAGATGATTAATCTTGGTGCTTAATTGGAGCCTGTAGGGCTCTCTTCCCATTAGAGACCATCTAGTATTTCACTGTTTTGtgcctattttttttctgtttatgtcTTTTATGTGAAATCTATTAGTTGAGTTTTCTGTAGTGCTCGTAAATCatctttaacaacaacaacaacaaaagggcataATTTGGAACCCAGTAGATAAGGCCAATAATTTGGTTACTTTTTTTGAGTGTAtatgtggtactgggggttgaacccaggggctctctatccctgagctatatctgcagccttttcattttttattttaaaatagggtcttaggaagttgctgaggctggccttgaacttgtgatcctcctgcctcatccttctaagttgctgggattacaggcatgaaccacccaCACTTggcataaataaaggtctataacaactaaaaaaaaaaaatttgaaaaagaaaaaaaaattaggggaCTACAACAGATAAACAAGAATCAGAATAATGGTTATCAGAGATTTGGGGGAGGAGGAAGTAAAGAGTTCCTTGTTTAATGGGTGCCTGTTTCATTTAgggaggatgatgatgatgataaagtTTTGGAGATAGCGGTGATGGTTACATGACATTGAGAAAATACTTAATGTCACTGAACTGTACTGTtcaaaatggttaagatggtaaattaggggctggggttgtggctcagtggtaaagtgcttgcctagtgaggcactgggtttgatcctcagcactgaataaaaataaataaataaaggtattgtgtccatctacaacttaaaaaaaaaaagtggtaaatTAGATAAATTTTATAAGCTATCCAGAGATGGTTATAGTAACTCATTGGTCTATATCCACTGagtcttctttctttgtgtaTAGGGTGTTTATGTATaccttatcattatttatttatttcttggtgttggagattgaacccagtcctTGTGTATGCTGAACACACTCATTAcaactgagctatgcccccagcTCCTACaccttatctttaaaaaaaaatcatttagatagggctaggattgtggctcagtggcaaagcacttgcctagcatgtgtgaggctctgggttcaattcttagcaccacctaaaaaaataaataaataaaataaagattgtgtccactacagaataaataaataaataatactctACATACTTACattgtaatttaatttttatcatgTCATTAAAATTCTTCAGAGCCTTTAGTTTTAATTATTATATAGCATTTTATTCTGTTGGGTGTATTATGATTTATTCAACCTATTGTTAAATGTTGAAGATTTCAGGGTAACAGTCACAGTTTGCTGTTATGTATAATACTGTGGTAGACATCTTGATAGCTAAATATTTGTCCACATCTCTGATGATTTCCTTTGTATAAATTCCtgaaactgaaatttttttttatctttgataCATATTGTTAAATTGACCTTTAGAAGGACTAAACTAAACCAGacagatggcacatgcctgtaatcccagtggcttgggagactgaggcagaaggatcacaagttcaaagccagcctcagcaatttagtgaggccgtaagcaacttagtgagaccctgtctcaaataaaaaagggTATGTAGGAATGCGGCTCACTGGTTAGGCACTCCTGGGTCAAACTctagtaaccaaaaaaaaaaaaaagaaagaaagattaaatCAATCTGTGCTTTTTCCAGCCTCTGTGATATTTGATGGTTCCCGTTTCCCTGTACCTTTGCCCACACTGGGTAGCATCCAATTTTAAAATCTTCCAAATCTTGGCATTGTTGTGAGGAGCAAAGATACAAAGGACATGTCTCCTACTGCCTATTCTCTGTTAAGAGTAAATCCCTAGACCTGAAGCCCCTTGGAATCAGGGAAGAAACCTCTGGGATGACTACATGTTTGATACCTGAATTGTCACCAGTATTCAGTTCTACAGGATTGTTATGGTGACTAAATTGATGAAAATACTTAggtgaccttttatttatttgtaattccTCAGATCCTTTCTGAATATGGATTTGGAGCTCTGTCAGTAATGCCTGTCAACTAATTGTTTCCCTTGTGTTTTaaagttttaggtttcatttttttattccatCTACCTTAGCCATTTTGTGTTATAACTGACATTCAAATAAACTACTCCTTTGCTTTTTCATATCCTTGATATTATTCCCAGGGATAGGTTTATTTGTTCTGGATATATTTTACAAAGTTCTTTTTATCATACATCTACTCAGGTAGAATGATTGAAGtaggccaggtatggtggcacgtgcctttaaccccagctactcagaggctgaggcaggaggacacaagtttgaggccagcctgggcagcctagcaagaccctgtctcaaaaaataaaaagggctgggttgtagctcagtgatagaatgcccctggattcaatccccagtaccacaaaaaaaaaaaaaaaaaaaaataattccccGGTTTATACAGAGCCCAAGAATTATGTAGAAGATAAAGAatgtctagggctggggttgtggctcagtggtatagtgcttgcctagcacgtgcgaggccctgggtttgatcctcagcaccacatagaaataaataagtaaaataaaggtattgtgtccaactgaaaaataaatattttaaaaaaagaatgtctaATTTGGTATCAATAGTATCTGTTCAAGGGGCAGTTCTTTCCAACAAGGAGGTCATATGTCCCACTTGTAAATACTAATATTAGTTACTACTAGTCCACATAATGAGGGGATCCTCTGTTCGTGATGGATAGATTATTGGTGGGGACTTCTAAGAGAGACATTTGAGCTGGCCCTTGAAGGATAAGAAGAATTTTTCCAGGGCcggggctcagtggcaaagcacttgcctagcatgtatgaggcactgggttccatcctcagtaccacattaaaaataaaataaaataaaggcattctgtccccacatttaaaaataaataaataaataaaataaaggcattctgtccatctacactataaaaaatttaaaaaaaaaatttccaagtgGAAAAAAAGAGGAGGCAGCAATTGAGGCAAAGGTTCAAGAGGCATGAAATGCCCAGGAAATACAAAATTGTCCTGTGTCACTGAGAAATGGGCATATGGGAGATGttggagagaaagaagagaaaatcagGGTGTGAAGGGCCTTTTGAATGCAGTACTTACTACCCTGAGGGCAGTAATGACTAACAATTATATAGTGTtcagaaagtattaactaatcatCTGAGCAGTGGTATATATACCACTAAAAGGTCCTCAGAGAAGAAAGGGGCATGATGTACATAG
This window encodes:
- the Brca1 gene encoding breast cancer type 1 susceptibility protein isoform X1, coding for MDLSAVRVEEVQNVLNAMQKILECPICLELIKEPVSTKCDHIFCKFCMLKLLNQKKGPSQCPLCKNDITKRSLQESTRFSQLVEELLKIIHAFELDTGLQFANSYNFPKKENNSPEHLKEEISIIQSMGYRNRAKRLRESEPENPTLETSLSVQLSNLGIMKSLRTKQQIQPQNKSVYIELGSDSSEDTVNKANYCSVRDQELLQTTTQGARAETSVDSANKAACEFSEKDIANIEHHQSSNKDLNIIEKHATERHPEKYQGISVSNLHVEPCGTNTRASSLQHENSSLLLTKDRMNVEKAEFCNKSKQPGLARSQQSRWAESKETCNDRQTLSTEKKVDLNVDPLYEKKEPSKQKPPCSENSRDTQDVPWITLNSSIRKVNEWFSRSDEMLTSDDSHDEGSESNAKVAGVLEIPNEVDGFSGSSEKIDLLATDPHNALIFKRERICSKAVESNIEDKIFGKTYRRKASLPNLSHVTENLIIGAFATEPQITQERPLTNKLKRKRRTTSCLHPEDFIKKADLAVVQKTPEKINQGTDQMEQNDQVMNITNSGQENETKVDYVQKEKNANPIESLEKESAFRTKAEPISSSISNMELELNIHNSKAPTKNRLRRKSSTKHIHALELTVSRNTSPPHHIELQIDSFTSSEEIKTGNSNQMPVRHGKKLLQLMEDAEPATEVKKSNQPNEQIIKRYTNDVFPGPKLTGISGLFTNCSSSSKVKEFVDPNLQKEGTEENIEIIQRSNNTKDPKYVLSGERGLQTERSAESTSISLVPDTDYGTQDSISLLEANTFGKARTASNQHITQYVAIENPKEFIHGHPKDTRNDTGGFKNSLRHDVNHIQEINVEMEESELDTQYLENTFQVSKRQSFTLFSNPGNQEKECAAVYVPSQTLQKQSTEVNLECEQKDKNWGNKESKITHVQAINATKGFPVVCQKNKSGDDAKCNITEVSRICPSFPFRGSETKLITAYKHGILQNPYHMPSVSPIRSSVNTKCKKIEIIQTTLLGEKFEKHSRSPEKVVGYKRIIQSTVSTISQNNIRESAFKEASSGSINEVGTSTNEIGSSINEVGSSGENIQTELGRNRGPKLNAVLRLGLMQPEAYKQNLSLINYKYPEIKRQGEDEVVQVVNTDFSPCLISDNLEQPMRISPVTQVCSETPDDLLEDDDEIKENTSFTEGGIKEKSAVFSKNVQRGEFSRSPSPLAHTSLAQSHQKGARKLESSEENTCSEDEELPSFQHLLFGKVTKTPQSTKHSTVVTDCLSKKTEENLVSFRTSVNDCNNEVILEKASQEHHFSEEAKYSGSLFSSQCSVLEDLTTNTNSQDPFLMLDPPSKQMKHQSENQEVVLSGNKLVSNDEERETGLEEDNHQEEQSVDSDLGEAASGYESETVLSEDCSGVSSQSDILTTQQRDTMQDNLIKLQQEMAQLEAVLEQHGSQSSDNSPSLVADSCAPEDLPDLEQNLSGEVLTSQKSNEYPVSLNPKKLSPDKFWVSPNRSISKNKELEIKRSSPTSKSQLVDNRWSAHSHTTNLQNRNCPSQEELIKIVDVEEQELKKSEPPDLMEQSYLPRQDLEGTPYLESGISLFSKDPDCDPPEDKAPEAIHVCNVPASTSALKLSQFQVGQSANSPAVAHTTRTAGYNAQEESVSREKPEFTSPTERIKQRISMVVSGLTPKELMLVHKFAKKHHIILSNLITEQTTHVVMKTDAEFVCERTLKYFLGIAGGKWVVSYFWVTQSIKERKILDEHDFEVRGDVVNGRNHQGPKRARESQGRKIFRGLKICCYGPFTNMPTDQLEWMVQLCGASVVKKISSLTLDTGAQPIVVIQPDAWTEDNDFHAIEQMCKAPVVTREWVLDSVALYQCQELDTYLIPQISPSHC
- the Brca1 gene encoding breast cancer type 1 susceptibility protein isoform X5 yields the protein MDLSAVRVEEVQNVLNAMQKILECPICLELIKEPVSTKCDHIFCKFCMLKLLNQKKGPSQCPLCKNDITKRSLQESTRFSQLVEELLKIIHAFELDTGLQFANSYNFPKKENNSPEHLKEEISIIQSMGYRNRAKRLRESEPENPTLQETSLSVQLSNLGIMKSLRTKQQIQPQNKSVYIELGSDSSEDTVNKANYCSVRDQELLQTTTQGARAETSVDSANKAACEFSEKDIANIEHHQSSNKDLNIIEKHATERHPEKYQGISVSNLHVEPCGTNTRASSLQHENSSLLLTKDRMNVEKAEFCNKSKQPGLARSQQSRWAESKETCNDRQTLSTEKKVDLNVDPLYEKKEPSKQKPPCSENSRDTQDVPWITLNSSIRKVNEWFSRSDEMLTSDDSHDEGSESNAKVAGVLEIPNEVDGFSGSSEKIDLLATDPHNALIFKRERICSKAVESNIEDKIFGKTYRRKASLPNLSHVTENLIIGAFATEPQITQERPLTNKLKRKRRTTSCLHPEDFIKKADLAVVQKTPEKINQGTDQMEQNDQVMNITNSGQENETKVDYVQKEKNANPIESLEKESAFRTKAEPISSSISNMELELNIHNSKAPTKNRLRRKSSTKHIHALELTVSRNTSPPHHIELQIDSFTSSEEIKTGNSNQMPVRHGKKLLQLMEDAEPATEVKKSNQPNEQIIKRYTNDVFPGPKLTGISGLFTNCSSSSKVKEFVDPNLQKEGTEENIEIIQRSNNTKDPKYVLSGERGLQTERSAESTSISLVPDTDYGTQDSISLLEANTFGKARTASNQHITQYVAIENPKEFIHGHPKDTRNDTGGFKNSLRHDVNHIQEINVEMEESELDTQYLENTFQVSKRQSFTLFSNPGNQEKECAAVYVPSQTLQKQSTEVNLECEQKDKNWGNKESKITHVQAINATKGFPVVCQKNKSGDDAKCNITEVSRICPSFPFRGSETKLITAYKHGILQNPYHMPSVSPIRSSVNTKCKKIEIIQTTLLGEKFEKHSRSPEKVVGYKRIIQSTVSTISQNNIRESAFKEASSGSINEVGTSTNEIGSSINEVGSSGENIQTELGRNRGPKLNAVLRLGLMQPEAYKQNLSLINYKYPEIKRQGEDEVVQVVNTDFSPCLISDNLEQPMRISPVTQVCSETPDDLLEDDDEIKENTSFTEGGIKEKSAVFSKNVQRGEFSRSPSPLAHTSLAQSHQKGARKLESSEENTCSEDEELPSFQHLLFGKVTKTPQSTKHSTVVTDCLSKKTEENLVSFRTSVNDCNNEVILEKASQEHHFSEEAKYSGSLFSSQCSVLEDLTTNTNSQDPFLMLDPPSKQMKHQSENQEVVLSGNKLVSNDEERETGLEEDNHQEEQSVDSDLGEAASGYESETVLSEDCSGVSSQSDILTTQRDTMQDNLIKLQQEMAQLEAVLEQHGSQSSDNSPSLVADSCAPEDLPDLEQNLSGEVLTSQKSNEYPVSLNPKKLSPDKFWVSPNRSISKNKELEIKRSSPTSKSQLVDNRWSAHSHTTNLQNRNCPSQEELIKIVDVEEQELKKSEPPDLMEQSYLPRQDLEGTPYLESGISLFSKDPDCDPPEDKAPEAIHVCNVPASTSALKLSQFQVGQSANSPAVAHTTRTAGYNAQEESVSREKPEFTSPTERIKQRISMVVSGLTPKELMLVHKFAKKHHIILSNLITEQTTHVVMKTDAEFVCERTLKYFLGIAGGKWVVSYFWVTQSIKERKILDEHDFEVRGDVVNGRNHQGPKRARESQGRKIFRGLKICCYGPFTNMPTDQLEWMVQLCGASVVKKISSLTLDTGAQPIVVIQPDAWTEDNDFHAIEQMCKAPVVTREWVLDSVALYQCQELDTYLIPQISPSHC
- the Brca1 gene encoding breast cancer type 1 susceptibility protein isoform X25 translates to MDLSAVRVEEVQNVLNAMQKILECPICLELIKEPVSTKCDHIFCKFCMLKLLNQKKGPSQCPLCKNDITKRSLQESTRFSQLVEELLKIIHAFELDTGLQFANSYNFPKKENNSPEHLKEEISIIQSMGYRNRAKRLRESEPENPTLQETSLSVQLSNLGIMKSLRTKQQIQPQNKSVYIELGSDSSEDTVNKANYCSVRDQELLQTTTQGARAETSVDSANKAACEFSEKDIANIEHHQSSNKDLNIIEKHATERHPEKYQGISVSNLHVEPCGTNTRASSLQHENSSLLLTKDRMNVEKAEFCNKSKQPGLARSQQSRWAESKETCNDRQTLSTEKKVDLNVDPLYEKKEPSKQKPPCSENSRDTQDVPWITLNSSIRKVNEWFSRSDEMLTSDDSHDEGSESNAKVAGVLEIPNEVDGFSGSSEKIDLLATDPHNALIFKRERICSKAVESNIEDKIFGKTYRRKASLPNLSHVTENLIIGAFATEPQITQERPLTNKLKRKRRTTSCLHPEDFIKKADLAVVQKTPEKINQGTDQMEQNDQVMNITNSGQENETKVDYVQKEKNANPIESLEKESAFRTKAEPISSSISNMELELNIHNSKAPTKNRLRRKSSTKHIHALELTVSRNTSPPHHIELQIDSFTSSEEIKTGNSNQMPVRHGKKLLQLMEDAEPATEVKKSNQPNEQIIKRYTNDVFPGPKLTGISGLFTNCSSSSKVKEFVDPNLQKEGTEENIEIIQRSNNTKDPKYVLSGERGLQTERSAESTSISLVPDTDYGTQDSISLLEANTFGKARTASNQHITQYVAIENPKEFIHGHPKDTRNDTGGFKNSLRHDVNHIQEINVEMEESELDTQYLENTFQVSKRQSFTLFSNPGNQEKECAAVYVPSQTLQKQSTEVNLECEQKDKNWGNKESKITHVQAINATKGFPVVCQKNKSGDDAKCNITEVSRICPSFPFRGSETKLITAYKHGILQNPYHMPSVSPIRSSVNTKCKKIEIIQTTLLGEKFEKHSRSPEKVVGYKRIIQSTVSTISQNNIRESAFKEASSGSINEVGTSTNEIGSSINEVGSSGENIQTELGRNRGPKLNAVLRLGLMQPEAYKQNLSLINYKYPEIKRQGEDEVVQVVNTDFSPCLISDNLEQPMRISPVTQVCSETPDDLLEDDDEIKENTSFTEGGIKEKSAVFSKNVQRGEFSRSPSPLAHTSLAQSHQKGARKLESSEENTCSEDEELPSFQHLLFGKVTKTPQSTKHSTVVTDCLSKKTEENLVSFRTSVNDCNNEVILEKASQEHHFSEEAKYSGSLFSSQCSVLEDLTTNTNSQDPFLMLDPPSKQMKHQSENQEVVLSGNKLVSNDEERETGLEEDNHQEEQSVDSDLGEAASGYESETVLSEDCSGVSSQSDILTTQQRDTMQDNLIKLQQEMAQLEAVLEQHGSQSSDNSPSLVADSCAPEDLPDLEQNLSEKMVLTSQKSNEYPVSLNPKKLSPDKFWVSPNRSISKNKELEIKRSSPTSKSQLVDNRWSAHSHTTNLQNRNCPSQEELIKIVDVEEQELKKSEPPDLMEQSYLPRQDLEGTPYLESGISLFSKDPDCDPPEDKAPEAIHVCNVPASTSALKLSQFQVGQSANSPAVAHTTRTAGYNAQEESVSREKPEFTSPTERIKQRISMVVSGLTPKELMLVHKFAKKHHIILSNLITEQTTHVVMKTDAEFVCERTLKYFLGIAGGKWVVSYFWVTQSIKERKILDEHDFEVRGDVVNGRNHQGPKRARESQGRKGAQPIVVIQPDAWTEDNDFHAIEQMCKAPVVTREWVLDSVALYQCQELDTYLIPQISPSHC